One segment of Pleuronectes platessa chromosome 21, fPlePla1.1, whole genome shotgun sequence DNA contains the following:
- the LOC128427310 gene encoding uncharacterized protein LOC128427310 has product MDGAGASGPYPAVAGNGSREGYGSRDGSIEARSFFSRAAEAFRKMRGAEEGPWLVVTYGNQAWLHHLQGEQAESRACLSKIDGLMTEDPSQDELHPETCSEKAWTLMKFSGEQKLLAADYFQRANRMQPDMVEWQTSHVFWLVYMSKQSKTGVEADIMEKLRKAKEQDPENLYLAAVYLLQLAKRGHTDQSGARELATKVLRNPVSSYSGIKPLLWFYRTFTSLDDDGDQELI; this is encoded by the coding sequence ATGGATGGCGCTGGAGCGTCGGGCCCATACCCTGCCGTCGCCGGCAACGGGAGCCGCGAGGGCTACGGGAGCCGCGATGGGTCCATTGAAGCCAGGAGTTTCTTCAGCAGAGCAGCGGAGGCCTTCAGGAagatgagaggagcagaggagggtcCCTGGCTGGTGGTGACCTACGGGAACCAGGCCTGGCTGCATCACCTTCAGGGAGAACAAGCAGAGAGTCGGGCTTGTCTGTCAAAGATCGACGGCCTGATGACTGAGGATCCATCACAGGACGAGCTGCACCCGGAGACCTGTTCTGAAAAGGCCTGGACTCTGATGAAGTTCAGCGGAGAACAGAAGCTTCTGGCAGCTGATTACTTCCAGAGAGCCAACCGGATGCAGCCGGATATGGTGGAGTGGCAGACCAGCCACGTGTTTTGGTTAGTTTACATGtccaaacaaagcaaaacagggGTCGAGGCAGACATCATGGAGAAGCTGAGAAAAGCCAAGGAACAGGATCCAGAGAACCTGTACCTCGCTGCCGTTTACCTCCTGCAACTTGCTAAGAGAGGACATACAGACCAAAGTGGAGCACGTGAGTTAGCCACAAAGGTTCTGAGAAACCCTGTCAGCAGCTACAGTGGAATCAAACCTTTGCTGTGGTTTTACAGGACCTTCACCTCCttggatgatgatggtgatcaGGAGCTGATTTGA
- the LOC128426824 gene encoding interferon-induced protein with tetratricopeptide repeats 2 has protein sequence MSAQSEITLEGRLGALQCHFTWDLEPGRNTLLRIKDILQDIGTEEGCKWLGHIYNLQGYIYFQLGYIEEARSFFSRAEEAFRKMRGAEEGPWLVVTYGNQAWLHHHQGEQAESRACLSKIDGLMTEDPSQDELHQEICAEKAWTLMKFSREQKLLAADYFQRAFLMQPDMVEWQTSYMLLLANTFKHSNLRADIWEKMKIAKEQDPENLYLAGIYLLELAKRGETDQSGARELATKVLRNPVSSYSGIKPLLWFYKTFPSMDEAVALAEEALKLHPGERYLKRCAAYSYRWKIWKDSDPSPSLIEKGIRAYEDLLPLYPDSSFFKKMYLASIYAKSENTKAKSEMIFQQLLVEDLEPAEQQAFFNIYANYLYYTQQQIKMSIQYHMKAAEIPIKSDFQENSIKHLEKIRHRECNQEVDRFLSRLRESPK, from the exons ATGAG TGCTCAGAGTGAAATAACCCTGGAGGGCAGACTGGGGGCGCTGCAGTGCCACTTCACCTGGGATCTGGAGCCCGGCAGGAACACACTTTTGAGAATCAAGGACATACTGCAGGATATCGGCACAGAGGAAGGATGCAAGTGGCTGGGACACATTTACAACCTGCAGGGGTACATCTACTTCCAGCTGGGGTACATTGAAGAAGCCAGGAGTTTCttcagcagagcagaggaggccttcaggaagatgagaggagcagaggagggtcCCTGGCTGGTGGTGACCTACGGGAACCAGGCCTGGCTGCATCACCATCAGGGAGAACAAGCAGAGAGTCGGGCTTGTCTGTCAAAGATCGACGGCCTGATGACTGAGGATCCATCACAGGATGAGCTGCACCAGGAGATCTGCGCTGAAAAAGCCTGGACTCTGATGAAGTTCAGCAGAGAACAGAAGCTTCTGGCAGCTGATTACTTCCAGAGAGCCTTCCTGATGCAGCCGGATATGGTGGAGTGGCAGACCAGCTACATGTTATTGTTAGCAAACACCTTTAAACACTCAAACCTGAGGGCGGACATCtgggagaaaatgaaaattgCCAAGGAACAGGATCCAGAGAACCTGTACCTCGCTGGTATTTACCTCCTGGAACTTGCTAAGAGAGGAGAAACAGACCAAAGTGGAGCACGTGAGTTAGCCACAAAGGTTCTGAGAAACCCTGTCAGCAGCTACAGTGGAATCAAACCTTTGCTGTGGTTTTACAAAACCTTCCCCTCCATGGACGAGGCTGTGGCTTTGGCAGAAGAGGCTCTAAAGCTACATCCGGGAGAACGTTATCTGAAAAGATGTGCTGCATACAGCTACAGATGGAAGATCTGGAAGGACAGTGACCCAAGTCCGAGCCTGATAGAGAAAGGGATCCGTGCCTATGAGGATTTGCTTCCTCTTTATCCTGATTCCtcattttttaagaaaatgtaCCTCGCAAGTATTTACGCAAAGTCAGAGAACACCAAGGCCAAATCTGAGATGATCTTCCAACAGCTGCTCGTAGAGGATCTGGAACCTGCTGAACAACAAGCCTTCTTCAACATCTACGCAAATTATCTGTACTACACTCAGCAGCAAATTAAGATGTCAATCCAGTATCACATGAAGGCTGCGGAGATTCCAATCAAGTCTGACTTTCAGGAGAACAGCATCAAGCATCTGGAGAAGATCAGACACAGAGAGTGCAACCAAGAAGTAGACAGGTTTCTGTCCAGGCTGAGAGAATCTCCGAAATAA